From a region of the Sporanaerobacter acetigenes DSM 13106 genome:
- the rpsR gene encoding 30S ribosomal protein S18, with the protein MVQKRYKSRKRVCSFCADKAEDIDYKDINKLKKYITERGKILPRRITGNCAKHQRQLTRAIKRARQVALLPYSAD; encoded by the coding sequence ATGGTACAAAAAAGATATAAATCAAGAAAAAGAGTTTGTAGTTTTTGTGCAGACAAAGCTGAAGATATAGATTACAAAGATATAAATAAACTTAAAAAATATATCACAGAAAGAGGCAAAATATTGCCAAGAAGAATTACAGGAAACTGTGCAAAACACCAAAGACAACTTACAAGAGCTATAAAGAGAGCAAGACAAGTAGCATTGTTGCCATATAGTGCAGACTAA
- a CDS encoding single-stranded DNA-binding protein has protein sequence MNNVILIGRLTRDPELRFLPVNGTPVSTFSIAVDKQLPKEKKQEMEAKGQPTADFINIVVWGKQAENCANYLAKGRLVAIQGRLQSRSYEAKDGTRRYVTEVVAERVQFLEWGDNKNSDFNADNSDFSGIEGFHNVDDDDIPF, from the coding sequence GTGAATAATGTTATTTTAATTGGTAGGCTTACCAGAGACCCGGAGCTTAGGTTTCTTCCTGTAAATGGAACCCCTGTATCTACTTTTAGTATTGCTGTAGATAAACAATTGCCTAAAGAAAAAAAACAAGAAATGGAAGCAAAAGGACAACCAACAGCAGATTTTATAAATATCGTTGTTTGGGGGAAACAAGCTGAAAATTGTGCAAATTATTTGGCTAAGGGAAGGCTTGTAGCCATTCAAGGAAGACTTCAGTCAAGGTCTTACGAGGCAAAAGATGGTACTAGAAGGTATGTGACAGAAGTAGTAGCAGAACGGGTTCAATTTTTAGAATGGGGAGATAACAAGAATTCTGATTTTAATGCTGATAATTCTGATTTTTCAGGTATCGAAGGTTTTCACAATGTAGATGATGATGATATTCCATTCTAG
- the rpsF gene encoding 30S ribosomal protein S6, translated as MRKYEAVFIFVPELEEEKRNALLDRLKGIIEADGTITNVDEWGSRKLAYEINDYTEGYYVILNFESTPEAVKEMDRISKISDSIMRHMIIREDE; from the coding sequence ATGAGAAAATATGAAGCCGTGTTTATTTTTGTACCAGAACTTGAAGAGGAAAAGAGGAATGCTCTCCTTGACAGATTGAAAGGAATAATCGAAGCAGATGGCACTATAACAAATGTTGATGAATGGGGAAGTAGAAAACTTGCATATGAAATCAATGATTACACTGAAGGTTATTATGTAATTCTAAACTTTGAATCAACACCAGAAGCTGTTAAGGAAATGGACAGAATATCTAAAATCTCAGACAGTATTATGAGACATATGATTATCAGAGAAGATGAATAA